Proteins found in one Bremerella volcania genomic segment:
- a CDS encoding RtcB family protein has protein sequence MNRRQLTQLGVPEYALTEAVKAVSSAATTHGLRGADLKRQVREVLAAPNEFVDDPCYGLLAAALTEDQTIEPLHEKVDYRTWGDDIDEMAHAQMREACKLPHASGAALMPDAHLGYGLPIGGVLALEGAVVPYAVGVDIACRMKLSVLDMKLDSLDSRFDDYCRALEKGTRFGVGSVHQKPQQHDVMDEDWNITKVTRQSKDKAWQQLGTSGSGNHFVEFGILTIGAEDAAGDSFDVQPGKYVALLSHSGSRGAGAAVCSTYSNIARTKLPKKYESLKNLAWLTLDSEEGQEYWEAMNLMGRYAAANHEVIHRLVSQLVGAQIIAGVENHHNFAWKETHDGREMIVHRKGATPAGEGVLGVIPGSMGTPGFVVRGKGEASSFDSASHGAGRCMSRKKANDTFRIQNTRQELKEKGVHILSAGSDEVPGVYKDIHEVMAAQSDLVDIVGRFDPKIVKMCGDGSRAED, from the coding sequence ATGAATCGTCGTCAGCTAACGCAGTTGGGAGTTCCAGAGTACGCTTTGACCGAAGCGGTGAAAGCCGTATCGAGTGCGGCAACCACGCACGGACTGCGCGGCGCCGACTTGAAGCGGCAGGTCAGAGAAGTTCTCGCTGCCCCCAATGAGTTCGTGGATGATCCGTGTTACGGATTGCTGGCTGCCGCGCTGACGGAAGACCAGACGATCGAACCACTTCATGAAAAGGTCGACTATCGTACCTGGGGTGACGACATCGACGAGATGGCCCATGCGCAAATGCGGGAAGCATGCAAGTTGCCGCATGCGTCGGGGGCTGCGCTCATGCCGGACGCGCACTTGGGATATGGGCTGCCGATCGGTGGTGTGCTGGCCTTGGAAGGAGCGGTTGTGCCTTACGCGGTTGGTGTCGATATCGCATGCCGCATGAAGCTTAGTGTTTTGGATATGAAGCTGGATTCGCTCGATTCCCGCTTCGATGATTACTGCCGCGCGCTGGAAAAGGGCACGCGTTTCGGCGTTGGATCGGTCCACCAGAAGCCTCAGCAGCACGACGTGATGGACGAAGACTGGAACATCACCAAGGTGACGCGTCAGTCGAAGGACAAAGCGTGGCAGCAGTTGGGAACGTCCGGTTCAGGAAATCACTTCGTTGAGTTCGGCATTCTGACGATCGGCGCAGAGGACGCCGCGGGGGATTCGTTCGACGTGCAGCCAGGCAAGTATGTTGCGTTGCTGAGCCATAGTGGAAGCCGTGGCGCTGGAGCAGCCGTTTGCAGCACGTACAGCAACATCGCGCGCACGAAGCTGCCAAAGAAGTACGAGTCGCTGAAGAACCTGGCATGGTTGACGCTGGACAGTGAAGAAGGTCAGGAGTATTGGGAAGCCATGAACCTGATGGGACGCTATGCCGCGGCAAATCATGAAGTGATCCACCGCCTGGTGAGTCAGCTTGTTGGTGCCCAGATCATCGCGGGCGTCGAGAATCACCACAACTTTGCCTGGAAGGAAACGCACGATGGACGTGAAATGATTGTCCACCGTAAAGGCGCGACTCCGGCCGGAGAAGGAGTGCTGGGGGTGATTCCCGGTTCAATGGGAACGCCTGGGTTCGTAGTGCGCGGTAAGGGGGAAGCGAGTAGCTTCGACTCGGCTTCGCACGGCGCGGGACGCTGCATGTCGCGAAAGAAGGCAAACGATACGTTTCGTATTCAGAACACGCGGCAGGAACTGAAGGAAAAAGGCGTACACATCCTGTCCGCTGGTTCGGACGAAGTCCCTGGGGTCTACAAAGACATCCATGAAGTCATGGCGGCGCAGAGCGATCTGGTCGATATCGTGGGACGCTTCGATCCGAAGATTGTCAAAATGTGCGGTGACGGAAGCCGGGCCGAGGACTAG
- a CDS encoding MTH1187 family thiamine-binding protein: MVLLEFSMSPLNKGDSVSEYVARSLKIIAASGLDYRLHAMGTIIEGEIDQVLAVMQKCLEAMAQDCDRVTCTAKLDYRRGYQGRLDSKVNSVLEKVDVSLKTIQSPSQSE, encoded by the coding sequence ATGGTTCTCTTAGAGTTCAGTATGTCTCCTCTCAATAAAGGAGATTCTGTGAGCGAATACGTCGCTCGAAGTTTGAAAATCATCGCTGCTAGCGGGCTCGACTACCGCTTGCACGCGATGGGCACCATCATCGAGGGAGAAATCGATCAGGTGCTAGCTGTCATGCAAAAATGTCTGGAGGCCATGGCCCAGGACTGCGATCGCGTGACGTGTACAGCCAAGTTGGACTATCGGCGCGGCTATCAAGGTCGACTCGATTCCAAGGTAAACAGCGTGTTGGAAAAGGTAGACGTTTCCTTGAAGACGATTCAGTCTCCCAGCCAATCGGAATAG
- a CDS encoding DUF1207 domain-containing protein, with translation MFSGQRSQHLEPILDFPTDERPPQIQTVAYDNPLGQPVVQTGLTMINQPSQVEWVEPTYSDSVYERPLAMYDEDAPYEWSILPAGMVYKSYLAGQKESRLSAQLIKITDDNSMLDGNLGGRFGVLRYGRDSTFLSDGFQWDVEGSAHVRLDIPEDVDVRSADFRAGTQLTWSYANDPRHRSRFGYYHLSSHLGDEFLLKNPGYDRLNYAHDLLIFGHSYYFTKKLRVYGEVGWAFYHKVADPWEFQFGIEWAPNERTGPWGEPFVAIGTHLREEVNFGGSFVVQAGWAWVGDIPGRTLRMGLHYHNGDSTQNSFYDNFEQQIGFGIWYDF, from the coding sequence ATGTTCTCAGGACAAAGATCTCAGCACCTGGAACCAATTCTTGATTTTCCCACAGATGAACGGCCACCTCAAATCCAAACGGTCGCCTACGACAATCCGCTTGGACAGCCCGTCGTTCAAACGGGTCTGACGATGATCAATCAGCCCAGTCAAGTTGAGTGGGTAGAACCGACTTATTCCGATTCCGTCTACGAACGTCCCCTCGCGATGTACGACGAAGACGCCCCCTACGAGTGGAGCATCCTCCCCGCAGGCATGGTCTACAAGTCGTATTTAGCTGGACAAAAGGAATCTCGTTTGTCGGCACAACTCATTAAGATCACCGACGACAACTCCATGCTCGATGGCAACCTGGGGGGGCGCTTTGGTGTTCTGCGGTACGGTCGCGATTCGACGTTCCTCTCGGATGGTTTCCAATGGGACGTCGAAGGCTCGGCTCACGTGCGTCTCGATATTCCGGAAGACGTGGACGTTCGCTCCGCTGACTTTCGCGCCGGCACGCAGCTCACTTGGAGCTATGCCAACGATCCTCGCCACCGCTCACGATTTGGCTACTACCACTTGAGTTCGCATCTGGGGGATGAGTTCCTTCTGAAGAACCCTGGTTACGATCGCCTCAACTACGCTCACGACTTGCTGATCTTCGGGCATTCATACTATTTTACGAAGAAGCTTCGTGTGTACGGCGAAGTGGGCTGGGCCTTTTATCACAAGGTCGCTGACCCTTGGGAATTCCAATTCGGTATCGAATGGGCTCCCAATGAGCGAACCGGCCCCTGGGGCGAACCTTTCGTAGCGATCGGAACGCACCTTCGCGAGGAAGTGAACTTCGGCGGAAGCTTCGTCGTGCAAGCCGGTTGGGCCTGGGTCGGGGACATTCCTGGCCGAACCCTGCGTATGGGTCTGCATTATCACAATGGTGACAGTACTCAAAACTCGTTCTACGACAATTTTGAGCAGCAAATCGGCTTCGGTATCTGGTACGACTTCTAA
- a CDS encoding S41 family peptidase: MPWNYRFLFVLILALGTSHLASAVEVAKTEDPTDPENVYANVDEEYVELIQLFADTLDQVDRNYVNDVDRRALMEAAIRGVISKLDPYSNYIAPEDLERFKTGVESEFGGIGIQVSTRDGQLVVTSPLFGTPAYEAGIIAGDRITHIEGEETKGLSIDDAIKRLKGPIGTEVTMTVYHPSTFTSEKVSVRREMVQIETVLGDERLEGGNWDYMFDHADKIGYVRVSAFSRHTADDLHQAITRLLDDGMKGLVLDLRSNPGGLLTSAVEICDMFIEEGKIVSTEGRNSPKRVWTAEKDGTLPNFPMVILIDHYSASASEILSACLQDHGRATIVGERSWGKGSVQNIIELEEGKSALKLTTAGYQRPSGEKIHRFEGDTESDKWGVSPDDGMDVKMSREQKVAYHTYRRLRDQDTIIPHPPAPQPKLSEIDPVLSKGLEHLKAEISSS; encoded by the coding sequence ATGCCGTGGAACTACCGCTTCTTGTTCGTTCTGATTCTTGCCCTCGGAACGTCCCACCTCGCATCCGCTGTCGAAGTCGCTAAGACAGAAGACCCAACCGATCCCGAAAACGTCTATGCGAATGTCGACGAAGAATACGTCGAGCTGATTCAGCTGTTTGCGGACACGCTTGACCAGGTTGATCGAAACTACGTTAACGACGTCGACCGTCGAGCGTTGATGGAAGCCGCCATCCGCGGAGTAATCTCCAAATTAGACCCTTATTCCAATTACATCGCTCCGGAAGATCTAGAACGATTCAAGACCGGCGTGGAGAGCGAATTCGGCGGGATTGGCATTCAGGTTTCGACGCGGGACGGGCAATTGGTGGTGACGAGCCCCCTGTTCGGAACTCCTGCCTACGAGGCTGGAATTATCGCCGGCGATCGCATTACCCACATTGAAGGGGAAGAGACCAAGGGGCTTTCGATCGACGATGCCATCAAAAGGTTGAAAGGTCCAATCGGCACCGAAGTCACGATGACGGTCTATCACCCGAGTACTTTCACCAGTGAAAAGGTTTCGGTTCGCCGCGAAATGGTCCAGATTGAGACGGTTCTGGGTGACGAACGCCTGGAAGGTGGCAACTGGGATTACATGTTCGATCACGCCGACAAGATCGGCTACGTGCGGGTTTCTGCGTTCAGTCGGCACACGGCCGACGATTTGCACCAGGCAATCACGCGGCTGCTAGATGATGGGATGAAGGGGCTCGTGCTCGACCTCCGCTCCAATCCCGGCGGACTTCTGACCTCTGCAGTTGAGATCTGCGACATGTTTATCGAGGAAGGCAAGATCGTCAGCACCGAAGGTCGCAATTCCCCCAAACGGGTATGGACCGCCGAGAAGGATGGGACTTTGCCCAACTTCCCGATGGTCATCTTGATTGACCATTACAGCGCCAGTGCAAGCGAGATTTTGTCGGCTTGTCTGCAAGATCACGGCCGAGCGACGATTGTCGGCGAGCGAAGCTGGGGCAAGGGGAGCGTTCAGAACATCATCGAACTCGAGGAAGGCAAGAGCGCCTTGAAGCTGACGACCGCTGGCTACCAGCGGCCCAGCGGGGAGAAGATCCACCGCTTCGAAGGGGACACCGAAAGCGACAAGTGGGGCGTTTCTCCTGATGACGGCATGGACGTCAAAATGAGCCGCGAGCAGAAAGTGGCTTACCATACCTACCGTCGACTGCGGGATCAGGATACCATCATTCCACACCCGCCTGCCCCACAACCGAAACTTTCTGAAATCGATCCGGTGTTAAGCAAAGGGCTCGAACACCTGAAGGCGGAGATTTCTTCTTCCTGA
- the tsaD gene encoding tRNA (adenosine(37)-N6)-threonylcarbamoyltransferase complex transferase subunit TsaD, giving the protein MKILTIESTCDETAAAVITEDLEVLSSVVASQDELHQRFAGVVPEIAARAHLERCLPVIDEAVRKADIQLADIDAVAVANMPGLAGSLLVGVTAAKTLAWLLGKPLIGINHLQGHIYACQVAFKKPIFPCIGLIISGGHSTIYHCKSPFDFEPLGGTIDDAAGESFDKVASMLGLPYPGGPSLSKCALNGDPKAYAFPRPFLNDTSRLDFSFSGLKTAVRYEIAGPGAVDFKSLEIDEQRKADIAASFEQAVVDCLVGKTMQAMKSTGIQRICVGGGVAANKRFRVALEEEVSAAGGELLIAPMHLCTDNAVLGAIAVEKIKAGQVDDLSLDALPGLIRN; this is encoded by the coding sequence ATGAAAATTCTGACGATTGAATCGACATGCGACGAGACAGCAGCAGCCGTAATTACCGAAGATCTCGAGGTATTGTCCTCGGTCGTCGCTTCGCAGGATGAACTCCATCAGCGATTTGCCGGTGTCGTTCCCGAAATTGCCGCAAGAGCCCATCTGGAGCGATGCCTTCCCGTCATCGACGAGGCGGTCCGTAAGGCCGATATCCAGTTGGCTGATATCGATGCCGTCGCCGTCGCCAACATGCCCGGACTGGCAGGCTCACTTTTGGTGGGTGTCACGGCGGCTAAGACCTTGGCATGGCTGCTCGGCAAACCATTGATCGGTATCAATCACCTGCAAGGGCACATCTATGCGTGCCAGGTAGCTTTCAAGAAGCCGATCTTCCCCTGCATCGGCCTGATCATCAGTGGCGGTCACTCGACGATCTACCACTGCAAGAGTCCGTTCGATTTCGAGCCGCTGGGGGGCACTATCGACGATGCTGCCGGTGAGTCTTTCGACAAAGTCGCTTCGATGCTTGGCTTACCCTATCCAGGTGGCCCCTCCCTGTCGAAGTGTGCTCTGAACGGGGACCCCAAAGCCTATGCATTCCCTCGCCCGTTTCTCAATGATACCTCCCGGCTTGACTTCAGCTTTAGCGGCTTGAAGACAGCCGTACGTTATGAAATTGCTGGACCTGGTGCCGTCGACTTCAAGTCACTAGAGATCGACGAGCAGCGTAAGGCCGATATCGCCGCAAGCTTTGAACAGGCCGTCGTCGATTGCCTGGTTGGCAAGACGATGCAGGCCATGAAGTCCACCGGCATTCAACGAATCTGCGTCGGGGGAGGCGTCGCTGCCAATAAACGGTTCCGAGTTGCCTTGGAAGAAGAAGTCTCGGCAGCCGGCGGAGAGTTACTGATTGCTCCGATGCACCTTTGCACTGACAATGCAGTGCTGGGGGCAATCGCCGTAGAAAAAATAAAAGCCGGGCAGGTCGATGATCTCTCGCTCGACGCACTGCCCGGCTTGATTCGTAATTAG
- the lhgO gene encoding L-2-hydroxyglutarate oxidase: MDTPEVDVVVVGGGIIGLSTAYQITRRFPDHQVMVLEKEKVLAQHQSGRNSGVLHSGIYYQPGSLKSINCRQGRLAMQTFCEQNDIPHEICGKVIVATDESELGRLNDIYQRGKKNGIDCTKLNADQLRALEPYCRGIAAIQVKSAGIVDYRRVCFRLCELILENGGEIHTDTRLLGVSNVNKQIVLETNKGSFQTSLLVNCAGLQSDRVARICGHQPEVKIVPFRGEYYELSEKAQHLCRNIIYPVPDPAFPFLGIHVTRTIFGHVECGPNAVLAFAREGYRKWDVNWRDLWDAVGYRGFHKLAARYWNVGIEEIRRSYFQSAFLASLQRLIPAVRAQDLITAPAGVRAQALRKDGSLVDDFVIQREGNFIHVLNAPSPAATASLNIGSFIAEQADDVLNA, from the coding sequence ATGGATACGCCTGAAGTAGACGTTGTGGTAGTGGGGGGCGGCATTATCGGTCTTTCGACCGCGTACCAAATCACACGGCGTTTTCCCGATCACCAGGTCATGGTGCTTGAGAAAGAAAAAGTGCTCGCACAGCATCAGTCGGGTCGCAACTCGGGGGTGTTGCATTCAGGCATTTACTATCAGCCAGGTTCGCTCAAGTCGATCAATTGCCGACAGGGGCGATTGGCGATGCAAACCTTCTGCGAGCAGAACGATATTCCTCACGAAATTTGCGGCAAGGTTATTGTCGCCACCGATGAGAGCGAATTGGGACGCCTCAACGATATCTATCAACGGGGCAAAAAGAATGGTATCGATTGTACCAAGCTGAACGCGGATCAATTGCGGGCACTCGAGCCGTACTGCCGGGGAATTGCCGCGATCCAAGTTAAGTCCGCTGGAATTGTCGACTATCGCCGCGTTTGCTTCCGGTTATGCGAACTCATTCTCGAAAACGGCGGAGAGATCCATACCGATACACGACTGCTCGGTGTTTCGAACGTCAACAAGCAGATCGTTCTCGAAACGAACAAGGGATCGTTTCAGACTTCCCTGTTGGTGAACTGTGCGGGTTTGCAGAGCGATCGAGTTGCCCGAATCTGCGGGCACCAACCCGAGGTAAAGATCGTTCCGTTTCGAGGCGAATACTACGAGCTTTCCGAGAAAGCACAGCATCTGTGTCGAAATATTATTTATCCTGTGCCTGACCCTGCGTTTCCTTTCCTTGGCATCCATGTCACGCGAACGATCTTTGGACATGTCGAATGCGGCCCGAACGCGGTCCTGGCGTTCGCTCGCGAAGGGTATCGGAAATGGGATGTCAACTGGCGGGATCTTTGGGACGCCGTCGGGTATCGCGGCTTTCATAAACTCGCGGCAAGGTACTGGAATGTCGGAATCGAAGAGATACGCCGGTCCTACTTTCAATCTGCGTTTCTCGCCTCGCTCCAGCGTCTGATTCCTGCCGTACGAGCTCAGGACTTAATCACGGCCCCGGCGGGTGTCCGAGCGCAAGCCTTACGCAAGGATGGATCGCTGGTCGATGATTTCGTCATACAAAGGGAAGGTAATTTCATTCACGTACTGAATGCCCCGAGCCCAGCTGCGACCGCTTCCCTGAATATCGGATCTTTCATCGCCGAACAGGCTGACGACGTATTGAACGCTTGA
- a CDS encoding sulfatase, whose translation MRNFLVLNVCLILTTSTLVQAEEAKKPNILFISIDDQNDWIGCLGGHPQAKTPHIDRIASRGTVFLNAHCQAPLCNPSRTSLMTGRRPSSTGIYGLSPWFRDVPELADLVTLPQHFHANGYTNYSTGKIYHGGYGRKGKDKEFQVLGPPASVGVRPKQKLVNTPAAHPLVDWGVFPHKDEDKGDYHVASWAVKTLNEKPQEPFCLSVGFFLPHVPCYATQEWFDLFPEDELQVPEIIADDRADTPRFSWYLHWKLPEPRLKFLKEDNQWKNLTRSYLACTSFVDAQIGRVIAALEQNGYADNTIIVLWSDHGWHIGEKEITGKNTLWDDGTRVPLIFAGPGITEGQRCTQPAELLDIYPTLSDLTGLKQPGGLEGHSLTPQLKDATTKREFPAITTHNHDNHGIRTENWRFIQYADGSQELYDMRSDPNEWTNLAGDKKYAAVIEDLSKFLPATSKMPAPNSQHRVLTYTDGIAIWEGKKIEKDAPIPEID comes from the coding sequence ATGCGAAACTTTCTCGTCCTAAACGTCTGTTTGATTCTGACCACTTCCACATTAGTCCAAGCAGAAGAGGCCAAGAAACCCAACATTCTGTTTATTTCGATCGACGATCAGAACGATTGGATCGGCTGTCTGGGTGGACATCCGCAAGCGAAGACGCCTCATATCGATCGCATCGCATCGCGCGGTACCGTCTTTCTGAATGCCCACTGCCAAGCCCCTTTGTGCAACCCGTCGCGAACGAGCCTGATGACTGGCCGACGTCCGTCGTCAACCGGCATTTACGGTCTCTCTCCCTGGTTTCGTGATGTACCGGAACTTGCCGATCTGGTCACACTGCCTCAGCATTTTCACGCCAATGGGTATACCAACTATTCGACGGGGAAGATTTATCACGGCGGGTATGGTCGCAAAGGGAAAGACAAAGAGTTCCAGGTCCTAGGTCCGCCAGCCTCCGTTGGCGTGAGACCGAAACAAAAGCTCGTCAACACGCCGGCTGCTCATCCGCTGGTCGACTGGGGCGTCTTCCCTCACAAGGATGAAGACAAAGGGGACTACCACGTCGCATCGTGGGCGGTCAAGACATTGAATGAGAAACCGCAAGAGCCGTTTTGCTTGTCGGTCGGTTTCTTCCTGCCTCACGTCCCGTGTTATGCGACGCAAGAGTGGTTCGACCTTTTTCCCGAAGACGAACTCCAAGTGCCTGAGATCATCGCTGACGACCGCGCGGATACACCACGTTTTAGCTGGTACTTGCACTGGAAATTGCCGGAACCTCGCTTGAAGTTCCTGAAAGAAGACAACCAGTGGAAAAACCTGACTCGTAGTTACCTCGCATGCACCAGCTTTGTCGATGCCCAAATCGGTCGCGTTATCGCGGCGCTCGAACAAAATGGCTATGCCGACAACACAATCATCGTCCTTTGGTCCGATCATGGTTGGCACATTGGCGAAAAAGAGATCACCGGCAAAAACACGTTGTGGGATGACGGTACGCGTGTTCCACTTATCTTCGCCGGCCCTGGTATAACCGAAGGCCAGCGTTGTACGCAGCCTGCGGAACTGCTCGACATCTACCCTACTCTTAGTGACCTGACCGGTTTGAAGCAGCCAGGCGGCCTGGAAGGGCACTCGCTCACTCCGCAGTTGAAAGATGCCACGACGAAACGCGAGTTTCCAGCCATCACAACCCACAATCATGACAATCATGGCATCCGCACCGAGAACTGGCGTTTCATTCAATATGCCGATGGCTCGCAGGAACTGTACGACATGCGATCGGATCCCAATGAGTGGACCAACCTCGCTGGCGATAAGAAGTACGCAGCGGTGATCGAAGATCTCAGTAAATTCCTGCCAGCGACAAGCAAGATGCCAGCTCCCAATAGCCAGCATCGCGTGCTGACTTACACCGATGGTATCGCGATTTGGGAAGGGAAAAAAATCGAGAAGGACGCCCCGATTCCTGAAATCGACTAG